From Candidatus Pedobacter colombiensis, one genomic window encodes:
- a CDS encoding MBL fold metallo-hydrolase gives MDCNHLFIASLNSGSNGNCYYVGNSKEAILVDAGISCRETEKRMLRLGLSMQKVKAIFISHEHTDHIKGLANLAAKYNLPIYINPGTLAGCRFNLREDLIRQLHYDTQVQIGGLQVTGFPKIHDASEPYSFVITCGKTKVGVFTDIGATCEQLTYHFQQCHAAFLEANYDDELLQKSAYPYFLKKRISGGRGHLSNKQALELFTSHKPAFMTHLLLAHLSKDNNCPELVSDLFTQHANGTEIIVASRYEETKVYTIFEPEPAVVHSS, from the coding sequence ATGGATTGTAATCATCTTTTTATAGCCTCCTTAAACTCCGGCAGCAACGGAAATTGCTACTATGTTGGCAACAGCAAAGAAGCTATACTTGTTGATGCCGGGATATCGTGCAGGGAGACAGAGAAAAGAATGCTAAGACTAGGCCTTTCCATGCAAAAGGTAAAGGCCATATTTATTTCACACGAACACACAGACCACATTAAAGGCCTGGCTAACCTCGCTGCGAAATATAATTTACCCATCTATATCAATCCTGGCACTTTAGCAGGCTGCAGGTTTAACCTCAGGGAAGACTTAATCAGGCAGTTACACTACGACACTCAGGTACAAATAGGCGGCCTTCAGGTTACGGGGTTTCCTAAAATACATGATGCTTCGGAACCTTACAGCTTTGTCATTACCTGTGGTAAAACCAAAGTTGGCGTATTTACTGATATAGGAGCAACCTGCGAACAGCTCACCTACCACTTTCAACAATGCCATGCCGCATTTCTAGAAGCCAATTACGATGATGAACTGCTGCAAAAAAGTGCCTACCCGTACTTTTTAAAAAAACGCATCAGCGGAGGAAGAGGTCACCTGTCCAACAAGCAGGCACTGGAACTCTTTACAAGCCATAAACCGGCGTTCATGACACACCTGCTATTGGCTCACCTTTCTAAAGACAACAATTGTCCGGAACTGGTGTCCGATTTATTTACACAGCATGCAAATGGTACAGAAATTATTGTAGCCTCCAGATATGAAGAAACAAAGGTTTACACTATTTTTGAGCCAGAGCCTGCAGTTGTGCATTCATCTTAA
- a CDS encoding (Fe-S)-binding protein — protein MSAQLNFEVPTMAEMIAKGEEPEILFWVGCAGSYDERAQKTTRDICKILHHVGLKYAVLGTEESCTGDPAKRAGNEFLFQMQAMTNIEVLNGYNIKKIVTGCPHCFNTIKNEYPGLGGNYDVIHHTQLIQQLIDEGKLKAEGGESFKGKKITYHDPCYLGRGNDVYEAPRKALEALDAQLVEMKRCKTNGLCCGAGGAQMFKEPEKGNKDINIERIEEALETQPQVIAASCPFCMTMLSDGVKMKDQDQNVKVLDIAEITARANGL, from the coding sequence ATGAGCGCACAACTAAATTTTGAAGTGCCGACAATGGCAGAAATGATAGCCAAAGGCGAAGAACCTGAAATTTTATTTTGGGTAGGCTGCGCTGGTAGCTATGATGAAAGAGCACAAAAAACCACACGTGACATCTGCAAAATATTACATCATGTTGGTTTAAAATATGCTGTACTTGGTACAGAAGAAAGCTGTACTGGTGATCCGGCCAAGCGAGCAGGAAATGAATTCCTGTTTCAAATGCAGGCTATGACCAACATAGAAGTACTCAATGGCTACAACATCAAAAAAATCGTTACTGGTTGTCCACACTGTTTCAACACCATAAAAAATGAATATCCGGGATTAGGTGGCAATTACGATGTAATACACCACACCCAACTCATACAGCAACTTATTGACGAGGGCAAGCTTAAAGCTGAGGGCGGAGAGAGTTTTAAAGGTAAAAAGATTACTTATCATGACCCATGTTACTTAGGCCGTGGAAACGATGTATATGAAGCTCCAAGAAAAGCGTTAGAAGCACTGGATGCACAGCTCGTAGAAATGAAACGCTGTAAAACCAACGGACTATGCTGCGGGGCTGGTGGTGCACAGATGTTTAAAGAACCTGAAAAAGGAAACAAAGACATCAACATTGAAAGAATTGAAGAAGCCCTTGAAACCCAACCACAGGTGATTGCTGCATCATGCCCTTTTTGCATGACCATGCTTAGCGATGGGGTAAAGATGAAAGATCAGGATCAGAATGTAAAGGTTTTAGACATTGCTGAAATCACAGCCAGAGCCAATGGATTGTAA
- a CDS encoding 4Fe-4S dicluster domain-containing protein has translation MVSQILFIAITLAAIALFSYNVKKVIRNIRFGRAVDRSDQPQKRLMTMLKVAFGQTKMFFRPIPAFLHLIVYAGFVIINLEVLEIMIDGIFGTHRVFGGLGIFYDVLIGSFEFLALGVWLACAIFLIRRNIIKLKRFSGVEMKSWPRSDANYILISEILLMTAFLFLNAADSKLQAMGASHYIIAGAFPVSQFLHNLLPNTEAGLIVIERTCWWFHIVGIFAFLNYLPYSKHFHIIFAFPNTYFSNLEPKGEFTNMQSVTNEVKAMLDPSFTPPEAAPGRFGAKDVNDLTWVNLMNAYTCTECGRCTSVCPANITGKLLSPRKIMMDTRDRMEEVGRSLDKGGKGLDDGKSLIDDYISREEIWACTSCNACTQACPINIDPLAIITDLRRYAVMEESQSPASINAMLGNIENNGAPWKYSPADRFNWAKED, from the coding sequence ATGGTGTCACAAATCCTATTCATAGCCATCACACTGGCTGCAATAGCCCTATTTAGCTATAACGTAAAGAAAGTTATCCGCAACATTCGCTTCGGAAGAGCCGTAGACCGGTCAGACCAACCTCAAAAAAGGCTAATGACCATGCTCAAAGTTGCATTCGGACAAACGAAAATGTTTTTCCGTCCCATTCCGGCCTTCCTACACCTCATTGTATATGCAGGCTTCGTAATCATCAATCTCGAAGTATTAGAGATCATGATCGACGGAATCTTTGGTACACACCGTGTATTTGGAGGCTTGGGTATCTTTTATGATGTCCTTATAGGCTCATTTGAATTTCTTGCCTTAGGCGTATGGCTAGCCTGTGCCATCTTCTTAATCAGAAGAAACATCATCAAACTAAAAAGATTTAGTGGCGTTGAAATGAAAAGCTGGCCAAGATCAGATGCCAACTATATCCTGATCTCTGAAATCTTATTGATGACGGCCTTCTTGTTCTTGAATGCAGCAGACTCCAAATTGCAGGCTATGGGCGCAAGTCATTACATTATTGCCGGTGCATTTCCGGTAAGCCAATTTCTGCATAATCTTTTACCAAATACAGAAGCTGGCCTGATTGTAATAGAAAGGACCTGCTGGTGGTTCCATATTGTAGGCATATTTGCTTTCTTAAATTACCTACCCTACTCTAAGCATTTCCACATCATATTTGCCTTTCCAAATACTTATTTCTCTAACCTGGAACCAAAAGGTGAGTTTACAAATATGCAAAGTGTAACCAATGAAGTAAAAGCGATGCTAGATCCTTCATTTACACCTCCCGAAGCCGCGCCAGGTCGCTTCGGAGCAAAAGATGTAAACGATTTAACCTGGGTTAATCTCATGAACGCCTATACCTGTACAGAGTGTGGAAGATGTACTTCCGTTTGTCCGGCCAATATTACCGGAAAACTATTGTCACCACGTAAAATCATGATGGATACCCGCGATAGAATGGAAGAAGTGGGCAGAAGTCTGGACAAAGGTGGCAAGGGGCTTGACGATGGTAAATCTTTAATTGACGATTATATCAGCAGAGAAGAAATATGGGCTTGTACCAGCTGCAATGCCTGCACACAAGCTTGTCCAATCAATATCGACCCTCTGGCTATTATTACCGACTTGAGAAGATACGCAGTAATGGAAGAATCACAATCTCCTGCAAGTATCAATGCTATGTTGGGTAACATTGAAAATAACGGAGCACCATGGAAATATTCTCCAGCCGACAGATTTAATTGGGCTAAGGAGGATTAG